Genomic window (Apodemus sylvaticus chromosome 22, mApoSyl1.1, whole genome shotgun sequence):
CCTGCCTTACCCGGCTCTAGTTAAAAACTAAAGCCTCCCACCAGAGCCCAGGGAAGGTCTTCTGATCCGACTGTCAGCCTAGCTTGCCCGGCCTGTGGCCAGCCTCTCCCCACCTTCCCAGGTTTGGAAAGTTGTGTCTGAACAGAGAAGGGCATCCAGCAGTAGCAGGGGCTCCCTGCTCACGAGCACACAGCCGGCCACGGCTCTCGCTCCGGTGGCCATGTTGACAGCTGGAGGTAAACTCGGTTTAACAGATGTTTCCATTTAAAGCTTCCGGATTATGTATTACCACAACAGTGGGAAACTTAGTGCTACAGACAAGGAAGACCGAGCCCATGTCCTTGCCATGTGAACGGCATGTTTATCCCTATCTGCGGATAGGCCCCGCAGCGCTCGGCAGCTGCACGTGTGGCATGGTGCCACCTTCCTCTGTGAATGACGCAGAGTGCACACGAGGGCGGATGGGGTGGGGTGCGGTGCGGCCAGTGGCAATCTAAATGGGCCAGACCTCTGCCCTCAGAATTAGGTGGGTAGGAGGCTTTTTCTGCCCTACCTGCAAGAGCTCAGTCCTTCCAGTTGCTGAcatctgaagtgtgtgtgtgtgtgtgtgtgtgtgtgtgtgtgagagagagagagagagagagagagagagagagagatgctttgaACACCCCAAAGTGCTGTGGCCCAGTGTCCCTGTGTCTCCTGGGTGCGTTGTCAGCAGGCTCACTTCATGAACAAGGTGATTCTAGATTACAGATTCTAGAGCCCACCATTCCCAGGAAGAGCAGTAGGGTGAGTTAGGCTGTGTATCTCAGTGGGGGATGGCACAAAGTCCTAGGGGTGCTCACAATACACCCTCTAAGCTGCCCCTGAGTTTCACAAATGCAGAGTTCAGGAAAATGAAGCCTAGGGGTGACCTGTACCAGGGAGAAACTCAAGACCCCCCAGTCACAGTTCCTGGGGATTCTTTAAGGTGTGCCCCGCCACCATGGTTCCCCCTGGCAAGCCATTGTGTTTCCGCCGCCCGGGTAGAAGGGAACTACTTCACTAGCCGCTGGTGGACAAGCAGAGGCGGGCGGCTTTACGGAGGAGGGGTGCATGTGCCTCGCTGGGCTCTGGGGACCGGCTGCAGGGCCCCGCGTTTCACCCCACGGCTTTTCAAGCACACAGGAACCTGCTGATAAACTACCCATTATGCAGTCTCCTATCCTCGAAGACTGGAAAGccccagggaaaccctgtctttccCGGCCATGTGTGCACACTGGGCCTCCATGAAGTCCCCAACTGGGGAGGAGGCCAGCAGCCGTCCTGCCACGGTGCTGGCGGGCCAGTGTTGGTGGCGTGCACCACACCTGACTTTACCAAAGCAGGTCTGGTGTCAGGATTTCAGGGTCTGGCTGCCATGCAGGCCAGTTTCCCTGCCAAGGCCTAATTATGCCaccctcttcttctctttttgcCTTCAGGAGCCTGGTTCTGGAACGATGACATAGAGGACCACGAGGAGGAAGATGACGAGGACTTCCTTGCTGAGATGGCAGAGGAGGAGCCCCCTGGGCTGTGGTCTGCTGCCTATGGAGTGGGAGATGTGCCTGGGACTTGGGGACCCGATGACTCAGATTCTGTGCAGACTCCAGAAGGTTGGGAACCCGACCCTGGCAGCCTCGGTATCCTGGCAGAGGAGGTTGAAGCAAAACATTTCCTGTCCGGTCGGGAGCCTGGGGAGAACTTTCTGGTGCCCTGGGCATTCCCCGCAGTGGCTGTCCCCATTGGATGTCCAGAGACCACTTGCGACGTGTGTGGCAAAGTGTTTCCGCACCGTTCTCGCCTGGCCAAGCACCAGCGGTACCACGCAGCGGTCAAGCCCTTCGGCTGCGAGGAGTGTGGCAAGGGCTTTGTGTACCGCTCGCACCTGGCCATCCATCAGCGCACCCACACCGGCGAGAAGCCCTTCCCGTGCCCGGACTGCGGCAAGCGCTTCGTCTACAAGTCGCACCTAGTCACACACAGGCGCATCCACACGGGCGAGCGGCCCTACCGCTGCGTCTTCTGCGGGGCGGGCTTCGGGCGGAGGTCCTACTTGGTGACCCATCAGCGCACGCACACCGGCGAGAGGCCCTACCCGTGCCTCCACTGCGGCCGTAGCTTCAGTCAGAGCTCAGCGCTCGCCCGCCACCAAGCTGTGCACACCGCCGATCGTCCCCACTGCTGCCCGGACTGCGGCCAGGCCTTCCGCCTGCGCGCAGACTTCCAGCGTCACCGGCGCAGCGGCGGCTGCACGGAACCCAGCAGCGGTGATGGCGCGCGGATGGTTCCCCACGAGGTGGGGATGGCTCCCAACGAGGTGGAGATGGCAGTCGCGGCTGTAGCCACAGCAGAACCCGAGGAACTGGAGGCTAGGCCCTCAGAGACTGAAGAGCCCGAGGCTGGTATGGCAGATAGAGACACCGAGGTTGAAGACAGACAGGACGAGCAGGTGGTGATCGCTGCGGCTGCAGAGGCGACTGTCCCCGACAGCAAAAAGGACCCTGAACCAGACAGGCGGTTCTGTGAGATGGGCAACGGTCTGGCTGAGAGTGAAGGGCCGTCCTCACACCCGTTCGGCTTCCATTTCCCCATGCACCCCAAGTCCTGGCTGCATCCGGACGgtttccccatgctggggttccctgagctctccGAACGGCTGCAGGCCGATGGGCGCCACCTGTCCGGCCCCCTGGGCGCCCCGCTGTCCCTGCAGAGCATGGGCTTGGCTTGCGACCCGTTCCGCAGCGCGGGCCCTGGAGCCGGGGCGGATGGTGGCCTGCGAGCATTCGCGCCCGCCGTCGGCTCGTTGCTGTCGGAGCCGGCGCCTACCACGCTGGCGGAGGAGGAGAGCCCGTGGATCTGCTCCGACTGCGGCAAGACCTTCGGGCGGCGCGCGGCGCTGGCCAAGCACCAGCGCTACCACGCGGGCGAGCGACCGCACCGCTGCGCCGACTGCGGCAAGAGCTTCGTGTACGGCTCGCACCTGGCGCGCCACCGGCGCACGCACACGGGCGAGCGGCCCTTCCCGTGCCCGGAGTGCGGTGCCCGCTTCGCCCGCGGCTCGCACCTCGCGGCGCACGTGCGCGGCCACACGGGCGAGAAGCCGTTCGTGTGCGGCGTGTGCGGTGCGGGCTTCAGCCGGCGCGCGCACCTCACGGCGCACGGGCGCGCACACACGGGCGAGCGGCCCTATGCGTGCGCTGAGTGCGGCCGGCGCTTCGGGCAGAGCGCGGCGCTGACGCGGCACCAGTGGGCGCACGCAGAGGAGAAGCCGCACCGCTGCCCGGACTGTGGCAAGGGCTTCGGCCACAGCTCGGACTTCAAGCGGCACCGACGCACGCACACGGGCGAGAAGCCGTTCCGCTGCGCCGACTGCGGCCGCGGCTTCGCGCAGCGTTCCAACCTCGCCAAGCACCGGCGCGGCCACACGGGCGAGCGTCCCTTCCCCTGCCCAGAGTGCGGCAAGCGTTTCTCTCAGCGGTCGGTGCTTGTAACGCACCAGCGCACGCACACGGGGGAGCGGCCGTACCTGTGCTCCAACTGCGGCCGGCGCTTCTCGCAGAGCTCGCACCTCCTCACGCACATGAAGACGCACCGCGGGCCGGGGGGCGCGCCGGCGCACAACACCTCCGCCAAGGCCCAGGCGCCGGCCAAGGCAGCGCCGCCTCTGCCACAACCGGGTTCGGGTTCCGGCTCCGGAACGCTGCTCGAGTTCGCGGGAGGAACCAGCTTCGGCTCCGATCCCGCCGCGTTCGCCGGGCCCTCGGGCACCTATGAGGAGAGCGTCCTGTGAGGCCTGTCGAAGCGCGCGGCGTGTCCTCCTGCTCTTGGGCGGGCTGAGGATTCCTACTGTTGGGTGCTCAGGTCCCTCCCGCCCCAAGCTTCAGATCTCGCTTGGGTGCTCACAGGCCGCCGCCCTGATCAAGACCGACCCATCCCTCGATCTATGGTGCAGGGGTGGTGGGGATGGCGGGCAGGGCCTGTTAGTTCATCACGGATCCGGTTCAGGTGCCGTACAGCCTCGCTGCTTTAGGAGTCTGTCACCGGGCTCTCTGGTGCATTTGGGTTTCTTGGTGGGTTTGGCCTCTACCCATTCTCCCCGGGAGATTTGGGGACCGTCTTCCTGTCACTTGAGTGAATCCAGTAAGTTTTCAGAACCTAGTTCGTGGCAGGCTGAGACCTCAATAGGTTTTGGGGGAGATAGAGGTACAGACAGGGAAAGCTTTTGTTCTGTCGGCTGTAGGTATTTATTCCCATCTCTTATATGACCCGAAGAATGTGGGAGGAGTTGAAAAAGCAAGATACCAAATGGGTAGCCAGGCTGCAGATATTGTCCAGGACCCTGGGGAGTTGGAAGCCTTATTCTTTGGAAATCCTCACTCCAACCCCTAA
Coding sequences:
- the Znf316 gene encoding zinc finger protein 316, translating into MAAIHTAPEPPATQLEPAEDGSECDVDPEEEEEEEEEEEVVEEEEVATQVQEVVEVEVEANLVDHGGDDEDGDDDDVEEVLAEEQTLSIGTQERLSNSGDAKSPVLQGKALQTPRVSPTQDEDLEEEEEEEDEEHFLTQGLVTFEDVAVYFSLEEWERLAVDQRDLYREVMQENYGILVSLGYPIPKPDLIFHLEQGEEPWVEDGPHPEAGDVVTGVYTGAWFWNDDIEDHEEEDDEDFLAEMAEEEPPGLWSAAYGVGDVPGTWGPDDSDSVQTPEGWEPDPGSLGILAEEVEAKHFLSGREPGENFLVPWAFPAVAVPIGCPETTCDVCGKVFPHRSRLAKHQRYHAAVKPFGCEECGKGFVYRSHLAIHQRTHTGEKPFPCPDCGKRFVYKSHLVTHRRIHTGERPYRCVFCGAGFGRRSYLVTHQRTHTGERPYPCLHCGRSFSQSSALARHQAVHTADRPHCCPDCGQAFRLRADFQRHRRSGGCTEPSSGDGARMVPHEVGMAPNEVEMAVAAVATAEPEELEARPSETEEPEAGMADRDTEVEDRQDEQVVIAAAAEATVPDSKKDPEPDRRFCEMGNGLAESEGPSSHPFGFHFPMHPKSWLHPDGFPMLGFPELSERLQADGRHLSGPLGAPLSLQSMGLACDPFRSAGPGAGADGGLRAFAPAVGSLLSEPAPTTLAEEESPWICSDCGKTFGRRAALAKHQRYHAGERPHRCADCGKSFVYGSHLARHRRTHTGERPFPCPECGARFARGSHLAAHVRGHTGEKPFVCGVCGAGFSRRAHLTAHGRAHTGERPYACAECGRRFGQSAALTRHQWAHAEEKPHRCPDCGKGFGHSSDFKRHRRTHTGEKPFRCADCGRGFAQRSNLAKHRRGHTGERPFPCPECGKRFSQRSVLVTHQRTHTGERPYLCSNCGRRFSQSSHLLTHMKTHRGPGGAPAHNTSAKAQAPAKAAPPLPQPGSGSGSGTLLEFAGGTSFGSDPAAFAGPSGTYEESVL